From the genome of Psychroserpens ponticola, one region includes:
- a CDS encoding DUF7619 domain-containing protein: MKSITSISFLFLMFLSSSAFAQIVDIPDANFKNALLTTNCVDTNGNGYGNIDADLNDDGEIQVTEAEAVLGLVLNSQNIVSLEGIAAFINLESLNCSFNNIVTLEGISNLANLHSLDCSYNDITELDMNFMTEVVEFDCSSNDFTSLNWSALTNISVGFTCTNTNFLTSVDLSNLVHANYISFQDNGALTSLNLDSLASAGSFRFVQNNDMLNLDVSSLLSANSLRITFNDDLITVDLSGLQTVSELLRLSDMDVNLTTVDLSSLTSVGGFLCSNASALSTLNLNNLQTVLDFTTTTNVGSGDFVLVNASSITNLELGNLESVFNDFNISGSFGDLNLSTLTFVGHDVTIQGPIQTTDLSGLINIGNDFEYGSSIPGVIDLSSLVSVQDIIANDADLTAIDLTSLTNMADLELDGNSLTSLDLSSLLDANDINVSGNDLTSINVDNLINVQSNFDATENQLSSLDVTSATYIGILDLGLNPIVNIDFGNLTMFIFKLSFGSQIQSLDLNNVDVTSYINVQSNPQLEYLFVKNGTDSNNLYLAGLPNLRYICVDDDEIDQVQTVIDDLGYTNCNLNTYCSFVPGGDYNTITGNIAFDNDNNGCDSNDDAFPFIKININDGVNDGATFTTNTGEYFFYTDDGTFTVTPDIENPTFFNLAPIDATINFPDINNNIELQDFCITPNGIHPDIEIVIAPSIPARPGFDAEYVITYKNKGNQTVSGDVLVNYNDAVLDYVSSTEIPTTQAVGALSWDYANLLPFESRSIYLILNVNDPTETPAVNIDDELEFTATVSPIAGDDLPSDNVFNFNQIVVGSFDPNDINCVEGDLVGATEIGNYLHYIVRFENTGNAPAENVVVKIEVDPTQFDINSLRLLSSSHDVDVKVTNNTLELIFESIYLEATGGHGNILLRMRTKQDLVTNDTVTKDAEIFFDYNFPIETNDANTTFAALSNPDYAIDNTINLYPNPVKNMLNIKAKNTIETISLFDVQGRLLQTKIDSNTEIELDMSTRSNGIYFVKILTDKGVYVEKIIKE, encoded by the coding sequence ATGAAAAGTATAACATCTATATCCTTTCTATTTTTAATGTTTCTATCAAGCTCTGCTTTTGCTCAAATAGTTGATATACCTGATGCTAATTTTAAGAATGCTTTACTAACTACAAATTGTGTTGATACAAATGGAAACGGTTATGGTAACATTGATGCAGATTTGAATGACGATGGTGAAATTCAAGTCACTGAAGCTGAGGCTGTTTTGGGCCTGGTACTTAATAGTCAAAATATTGTTTCTTTAGAAGGGATTGCCGCTTTTATAAATCTTGAGAGCCTTAATTGTAGTTTTAATAATATAGTGACCTTAGAAGGTATTTCTAATTTGGCCAATTTACATAGTTTGGATTGCAGTTATAATGACATTACCGAATTAGATATGAACTTCATGACAGAAGTAGTGGAATTTGATTGTTCTAGTAATGACTTTACAAGTCTTAATTGGTCAGCATTAACGAATATTAGTGTTGGTTTTACATGCACAAATACCAACTTTTTAACATCTGTGGATTTAAGTAATTTGGTACACGCCAATTATATTTCTTTTCAAGATAATGGAGCGCTTACGAGTCTTAATTTAGACAGTTTAGCATCGGCTGGATCATTTCGGTTTGTGCAAAACAACGATATGCTCAATTTAGATGTAAGTAGTTTACTTAGTGCGAATAGCTTGAGAATTACCTTTAATGATGATTTAATTACAGTTGATTTAAGTGGATTGCAAACAGTTTCAGAGCTCTTAAGATTGAGCGATATGGATGTGAATCTTACGACCGTAGACTTAAGTAGTTTAACCTCTGTTGGAGGGTTTTTGTGCTCAAATGCGAGTGCTTTAAGTACACTCAATTTGAATAATTTGCAAACGGTTTTAGATTTTACCACAACAACTAATGTTGGTAGTGGCGATTTTGTGTTAGTCAATGCATCTAGTATAACTAATTTGGAATTAGGGAACTTGGAAAGTGTTTTTAATGATTTTAATATTTCAGGAAGTTTTGGTGATCTAAACCTGAGCACTTTAACATTTGTTGGACATGATGTGACAATTCAAGGACCTATACAGACAACAGATCTGAGTGGATTAATAAATATTGGGAACGATTTTGAATATGGTAGCAGTATTCCTGGAGTTATAGATTTGTCTAGTTTGGTTTCTGTACAAGATATAATTGCCAATGATGCAGACCTAACAGCTATTGACTTAACTAGTTTAACTAACATGGCAGATTTAGAGTTAGATGGAAACTCATTAACTAGTTTAGATTTAAGTAGCTTATTAGATGCAAATGATATTAATGTTAGTGGTAATGATTTAACGAGTATTAATGTAGATAATCTTATTAATGTTCAATCTAATTTTGACGCTACTGAAAATCAACTTTCATCTCTAGATGTAACGAGTGCTACCTATATAGGGATTTTAGACTTAGGTCTTAATCCAATTGTGAATATCGATTTTGGAAATTTAACAATGTTCATTTTTAAACTCTCGTTTGGAAGTCAAATCCAAAGTTTAGATTTAAATAATGTTGATGTTACGAGCTATATTAACGTTCAAAGTAATCCGCAATTAGAATATTTATTTGTGAAAAATGGAACAGATTCGAATAACCTTTATTTGGCAGGACTACCTAATCTTCGCTATATCTGTGTAGATGATGATGAAATTGATCAGGTACAAACAGTTATAGACGATTTAGGCTATACTAATTGTAATTTAAATACCTATTGCTCATTTGTTCCTGGAGGTGATTACAATACCATTACTGGAAATATAGCATTTGATAACGATAATAATGGCTGTGATAGTAATGATGATGCGTTTCCGTTTATTAAAATAAATATAAATGATGGTGTAAACGATGGAGCGACATTTACAACTAACACAGGAGAATACTTTTTTTATACTGATGATGGAACGTTCACAGTCACACCAGATATTGAAAATCCAACATTTTTTAATTTGGCACCAATTGATGCAACTATTAATTTTCCTGATATAAATAATAATATAGAGCTACAAGATTTTTGCATAACGCCTAATGGCATTCATCCAGATATTGAGATTGTAATTGCGCCTAGCATTCCAGCAAGACCTGGTTTTGATGCAGAATACGTTATTACTTATAAGAATAAGGGGAATCAAACCGTTTCAGGAGATGTTCTAGTAAATTATAATGATGCAGTTCTGGATTATGTAAGTAGTACAGAGATTCCCACAACTCAAGCAGTGGGTGCACTTAGTTGGGATTATGCCAATTTATTACCATTTGAAAGTCGAAGTATTTACCTCATCCTAAATGTTAATGATCCTACAGAAACACCAGCTGTTAATATTGACGATGAATTAGAATTTACAGCAACTGTAAGTCCAATAGCAGGAGACGATTTGCCTTCAGACAATGTTTTTAATTTTAATCAAATTGTCGTAGGTTCTTTTGATCCAAATGATATTAATTGTGTGGAAGGTGACCTGGTTGGAGCTACAGAAATAGGAAACTATTTGCATTATATAGTTCGTTTTGAAAATACAGGTAATGCTCCTGCAGAAAATGTTGTTGTAAAAATAGAAGTAGATCCAACACAATTTGACATTAACTCATTACGATTACTCAGTAGTTCTCATGATGTAGATGTCAAGGTGACAAATAACACTTTAGAATTAATTTTCGAATCTATTTATTTAGAAGCTACTGGAGGTCACGGAAACATTTTATTAAGAATGAGAACCAAACAGGATTTAGTAACTAATGATACCGTTACTAAAGATGCTGAGATTTTCTTTGATTATAATTTTCCAATAGAAACCAATGATGCTAATACCACATTTGCAGCATTAAGTA